A single Arachidicoccus sp. BS20 DNA region contains:
- the porM gene encoding type IX secretion system motor protein PorM/GldM: MAIPREPRQKMINLMYLVLTALLALNVSSEILNAFRTINDSLGNATNTIEQKNQTLFESFQKLMNDDKTREQAAMWEPKAERAKQYSDDLYNYIESIKGRLEKESGYHPEKGDSSSSWYDNTDVPTKIMDDGKLGDTLYQKLAEYKKNLLAIDPKIAAQFQNSLPIDLTTPKVENSSNNTWSAAYFRMTPTIAAVTILSKFQNDVRNSEAQVVEFCHNQVGAVQVVYDEFEALATSNSTYYLPGQELTISAGVGAFSKNAKPTVTVDGANVPLDANGMALYKSVAGSPGTYTKRVNISFYKPDGSLATITKDIPYTVGSPTGITVSADATRVLYIGLDNPISIGGGNGRGAETLHASIDQGSISSQGHGKFIARVSTPGVAHITVSDGKTQTVQEMRVKTVPTPTAMVGASKGGRMRLNDFKAQVGVRAELENFVFEGVKFTVTSFTITCSGAGYPEFTHKAVSGNLFAPVRDIIERAKPGCTITLDDIRASGPGGSRTLAPIAFNLF; this comes from the coding sequence ATGGCAATACCTCGCGAGCCACGGCAGAAAATGATTAACCTGATGTATTTGGTGCTTACAGCATTGCTGGCGCTGAATGTATCGTCCGAAATACTGAATGCTTTTCGTACTATCAATGATAGCCTTGGAAATGCAACGAATACTATTGAGCAAAAGAATCAAACTTTATTTGAGTCATTTCAGAAATTGATGAATGATGATAAAACGCGCGAACAGGCGGCAATGTGGGAACCAAAGGCTGAAAGAGCAAAACAATATTCGGATGATCTTTATAATTATATAGAAAGCATTAAAGGAAGATTGGAAAAAGAATCTGGCTACCATCCCGAAAAAGGAGATAGTTCTTCTTCGTGGTACGACAATACAGATGTACCTACAAAAATTATGGACGATGGAAAATTGGGCGATACATTGTATCAAAAATTAGCCGAGTATAAAAAGAATCTTTTGGCAATAGACCCGAAAATTGCAGCGCAATTTCAAAATTCTCTGCCGATTGATTTGACTACGCCGAAAGTTGAAAACAGCAGCAACAATACATGGTCCGCCGCTTATTTCAGAATGACGCCAACTATTGCCGCAGTTACCATTTTAAGCAAATTCCAGAATGATGTCAGAAATAGTGAAGCGCAAGTTGTGGAATTTTGCCACAACCAAGTAGGCGCCGTACAGGTTGTATACGACGAATTTGAAGCATTGGCTACATCCAATTCCACTTATTATTTACCCGGACAAGAATTGACTATTTCCGCAGGTGTGGGTGCATTCAGCAAAAATGCCAAACCGACTGTAACAGTTGATGGCGCTAATGTTCCGCTGGATGCCAATGGAATGGCGTTGTATAAATCCGTCGCAGGAAGTCCCGGAACTTATACAAAACGTGTAAATATTTCTTTTTATAAACCGGATGGTAGCCTTGCAACTATTACAAAAGATATTCCTTATACAGTCGGTTCGCCCACAGGCATTACCGTAAGTGCCGATGCTACAAGAGTTTTATACATCGGCTTGGACAATCCTATTTCTATCGGTGGTGGAAATGGCCGTGGGGCAGAAACCTTGCACGCTTCCATTGACCAGGGTTCTATCTCTTCACAAGGACATGGCAAGTTTATTGCAAGAGTATCTACACCGGGCGTTGCACACATTACCGTATCCGACGGAAAAACACAAACCGTGCAGGAAATGCGTGTAAAAACCGTACCTACGCCTACGGCAATGGTTGGCGCCAGCAAAGGCGGACGTATGAGACTGAACGATTTTAAAGCACAAGTAGGCGTACGTGCCGAATTGGAAAATTTCGTATTTGAAGGCGTGAAGTTTACTGTTACAAGTTTCACGATTACGTGTTCCGGCGCAGGCTATCCGGAGTTTACACACAAAGCAGTTTCCGGAAATCTGTTTGCTCCGGTACGGGATATTATAGAACGTGCAAAACCGGGATGTACGATTACTTTAGACGATATCAGGGCATCAGGTCCCGGCGGCAGCCGCACGCTTGCCCCTATTGCATTTAATTTGTTTTAA
- the porN gene encoding type IX secretion system ring subunit PorN/GldN — MMNKSFSYTKLSALLFVGLISFGSLNAQSKKKKSRPPVDSYGDIPVQSNSAPKKSKVPAADTTELPTDSYASAADTMGINPNLPVTVIKDSSNGGLFSDNKKSLRRDGILEDDATDSTATPLPYTPLYSTDAVYRVRVWRVIDGTEKANLPYFFNSSIDGEDNTRLINVIFNAIKNDSVQAFSSIDDRFTTPITFQQALDAFGSGTDTSASYDLNGNIVGYQVRQKALNPDSIYKFRIKEEWVFNKRDGKTYVRILGIAPLISYTMSNGDVADNSEHAAFWIYYPDLRTALVRSLIPNPLNIGGTMTWEEVFEKRLFTSHIIKSTLDTQNGFTKEPLTGAQGQTIQQELNNLSGQMWKHSAQQ; from the coding sequence ATGATGAACAAATCTTTTTCTTATACAAAATTATCCGCGCTTTTGTTCGTTGGATTAATATCATTCGGTTCACTGAACGCTCAATCCAAAAAGAAAAAATCGCGTCCACCTGTAGATTCTTACGGCGATATTCCCGTACAAAGCAATAGTGCCCCGAAGAAATCAAAAGTTCCGGCAGCAGATACCACAGAATTGCCAACCGACAGTTATGCAAGTGCTGCCGACACAATGGGCATTAATCCGAATTTACCTGTTACTGTCATTAAGGATTCTTCCAATGGCGGATTGTTTTCAGACAATAAAAAGTCTCTAAGACGAGATGGCATTTTAGAAGATGACGCAACTGACAGTACAGCCACGCCTTTACCCTACACGCCGCTATATTCGACAGATGCCGTTTACCGTGTGCGTGTATGGAGAGTAATTGACGGAACAGAAAAAGCAAATCTTCCTTATTTTTTCAATTCATCTATTGACGGCGAAGACAATACCCGTTTAATCAACGTGATTTTTAATGCTATCAAAAATGATAGTGTACAGGCTTTCAGTTCAATTGACGACCGCTTTACCACACCGATAACTTTCCAACAGGCGTTAGATGCTTTCGGAAGCGGTACCGATACTTCTGCCTCTTACGACTTAAACGGAAATATCGTAGGCTATCAGGTAAGGCAAAAAGCCTTAAATCCGGATTCTATTTATAAATTCAGGATAAAAGAGGAATGGGTCTTCAACAAGCGCGACGGTAAAACCTATGTGCGTATTCTTGGTATCGCACCGTTAATTTCCTACACTATGTCTAATGGCGACGTTGCTGATAATAGCGAACACGCAGCATTCTGGATTTATTATCCCGATTTAAGAACAGCCCTTGTGCGTTCATTGATTCCAAATCCATTGAATATAGGCGGTACTATGACTTGGGAAGAGGTATTTGAAAAAAGATTATTTACAAGCCATATTATCAAATCTACTTTGGATACGCAAAATGGTTTTACAAAAGAACCATTAACCGGAGCACAAGGTCAAACAATTCAGCAAGAGCTGAATAATTTAAGCGGTCAAATGTGGAAGCATTCTGCCCAACAATAA